The DNA sequence GGTCGATCTGTGCCCATAATATGGTTTTGTCCAAAATTAAGTTTTTTGGAGCAAGGGCCTGAATTTTCTTCTAAATTTAAACACCAGCGCAAAGCCCCTTATGGCCATCCAAACCACAAAGGCGATCCAAATGGCATAGAATCCCCAGCCCAATGCCTTGCCGATGTACAGCGTGGGCAAAAAGCCCAAGAATGTGGCCGTCAGCAGCACATTTCTAAGGTACTTCATTTCGCCGAGACCTTTAAAGAGTCCGTCAAAAACAAAGGCCAGTGTGTTCATCGGCAATCCTAGAATAACAATGAAGAAGATACTGTAAAAGGTATTCAAGACAATGGTCTCGTTTGAAAATATTCTCCCCAGCGGATAATAAAAAACAAAGCCGATAAGCATCAGAACCAGACTGACCATCAATCCGTAAACGATTATTTTCTTGGCCAGTTTCCATAGACCTTTATAATCTTTCGCGCCCAATAACCTGCCGCCCATACTATTGCCCGCAGCTCCATAGCCATCGATGAAAAAGGCGGCAAAAAGCCATAGATTGATGGCAATGGTGTGTGCGCCGATATATCGGTCACCCAATGCCGTGGCCTCCCTGACCGCGACAATCAGTGCCACGTTCAGGGCCAATGCCCTTACAAAAAGGTTAAGGCTCATAAAAATCAATCGTTTTAACTCATGATTTAATGGAAAACGAAGCTTTAGACTGATGTTTGTCTTGCTTTTCAATAAGAAAAACACCAAAATGGCCATGACCGCCTGTGAAATGAGACTGGCCCATGCAGCGCCCTCTAGGTACATGGCAGGAATGACATCTTCAATTCCATACACCAATATAAAATCAAGAACAATATTGAGTCCGGCCCCAATCAAGGCAATGACCATAGGATAGAATGTATTTTGAAGGCCCCTAAAAATGCCAAAAACGGCAAAAGTGAACAATGTGAGCGGGAACCCCCATACCCGAATCGAATAATAACTGATACAGTAGTCAAGAATCTTGCCCGAAGCCTCAAAGAGTTTGAAAATATCCTCCACGATAAAAATGGTAGAGCCCAAAATCACGAAGCTCAATAGAATATTGAAGAAAATGGCCTGGGCAGGTAGATTTTCGACTTCTTTGATTCGTTTGGCGCCCAAATACTGTGAGATGATGGCCGAAATGGCACTACGGGTCTGGCCCAATACCCAAATCAACATCGAAAGGAAAGAACCGACAATACCGGCAGCGGCCAAAGATTCCAACCCATCTACGGGAATATTGCCGACAATTGCCGTATCTGTGATGGAAAGAACAGGTTCTGCTATGCCCGAAATGGTAGCGGGGATAGCCAAATTGTTTATATTTCTAAAAGTGACAGCGGTTCGTGTAAGCATAGTAATCAGAGCACCAACTCGTAACAGTGAAAAGGATGTTCGCTTTGTTTTGGAAAGTAGACATCAGCCAATCTTTTATATCCTCTCATTTCATAAAACCGTTGGTTTCTTTTGTTTTGGGAAAAAGTATCTAATCTAATGGATGCAAATTTACCTGTTCGAGCCAACTTTTCGGCA is a window from the Muricauda sp. SCSIO 65647 genome containing:
- a CDS encoding MATE family efflux transporter; the encoded protein is MLTRTAVTFRNINNLAIPATISGIAEPVLSITDTAIVGNIPVDGLESLAAAGIVGSFLSMLIWVLGQTRSAISAIISQYLGAKRIKEVENLPAQAIFFNILLSFVILGSTIFIVEDIFKLFEASGKILDYCISYYSIRVWGFPLTLFTFAVFGIFRGLQNTFYPMVIALIGAGLNIVLDFILVYGIEDVIPAMYLEGAAWASLISQAVMAILVFFLLKSKTNISLKLRFPLNHELKRLIFMSLNLFVRALALNVALIVAVREATALGDRYIGAHTIAINLWLFAAFFIDGYGAAGNSMGGRLLGAKDYKGLWKLAKKIIVYGLMVSLVLMLIGFVFYYPLGRIFSNETIVLNTFYSIFFIVILGLPMNTLAFVFDGLFKGLGEMKYLRNVLLTATFLGFLPTLYIGKALGWGFYAIWIAFVVWMAIRGFALVFKFRRKFRPLLQKT